One stretch of Proteiniborus ethanoligenes DNA includes these proteins:
- a CDS encoding response regulator, protein MAKGILIVDDAAFMRMMIKDILTKNGFNVAGEAENGAKAIEKYKELSPELVIMDITMPEVDGIQAVKEIKKIDSSAKIVMCSAMGQQAMVIEAIQAGAKDFIVKPFQADRVIEAVKKVIG, encoded by the coding sequence ATGGCAAAGGGAATATTAATTGTTGATGATGCAGCTTTTATGAGAATGATGATAAAGGATATTTTGACTAAAAACGGATTTAATGTTGCTGGTGAAGCTGAAAATGGTGCTAAAGCAATTGAAAAATATAAAGAGCTTTCACCTGAATTAGTTATTATGGATATAACTATGCCAGAGGTAGATGGTATACAAGCAGTAAAGGAAATAAAAAAGATAGATAGTAGTGCTAAAATAGTTATGTGCTCTGCCATGGGACAGCAAGCAATGGTTATTGAAGCTATACAGGCTGGAGCAAAAGACTTTATTGTTAAGCCTTTCCAAGCAGATAGAGTTATTGAAGCTGTAAAAAAGGTTATTGGATAA
- the fliY gene encoding flagellar motor switch phosphatase FliY yields MTDNMLSQEEIDMLLKGNYDSVDEDVLDDIEKDALGEIGNISMGTAATTLFTLLGQKVTITTPKVIVTTLREIADQYSIPFVAVDVKYKVGLEGANLLILKSDDVKVITDLMMGGDGKNINRDINEMDISAISEAMNQMVGSSCTSLSEMFSNLIDIEPPRAFQINLHENDFNLDNFGFDEPIVKVSFKMVVGDLIDSEIMQLIPLNFARNMVNKLLGKSDIDEITHEIQYEKEDLSYAPHKMQPEQNAITNSMSYSGKVEYDNHVEKMNNVKQNPVNVKKLELQQFETSESKVYNESIEMIQEIPIEITVELGRTTRKISEILEYGPGTIIELDKLLGEPLEIFANGKFIAKGEVVVIDDNFGVRITDIINPSKRISKN; encoded by the coding sequence ATGACTGATAATATGCTAAGTCAAGAAGAAATAGATATGTTATTAAAAGGAAACTATGATAGTGTTGATGAAGATGTTCTTGATGATATTGAAAAGGATGCGTTAGGAGAAATAGGCAATATCAGTATGGGTACAGCTGCAACTACATTATTCACACTATTAGGACAAAAAGTTACTATTACAACACCTAAAGTTATTGTGACTACTTTAAGAGAAATAGCTGATCAATATTCAATACCTTTTGTTGCCGTCGATGTTAAATACAAAGTAGGCTTAGAAGGAGCAAATTTATTAATATTAAAGAGTGATGATGTTAAAGTAATTACAGACTTAATGATGGGTGGAGATGGCAAAAACATTAATAGAGATATTAATGAAATGGATATTAGTGCTATCAGCGAAGCTATGAATCAAATGGTAGGTTCCTCTTGTACTTCTTTATCAGAGATGTTTTCTAATCTTATAGATATTGAGCCACCAAGGGCTTTCCAGATAAACTTACATGAGAATGATTTTAATTTAGATAACTTTGGATTTGATGAACCGATAGTAAAAGTTTCTTTTAAAATGGTAGTAGGTGATTTAATTGATAGTGAAATAATGCAACTAATACCACTAAACTTTGCACGAAATATGGTTAACAAACTTTTAGGTAAAAGTGATATTGACGAAATAACTCATGAGATACAATATGAAAAAGAAGATTTATCATATGCTCCTCATAAGATGCAACCAGAACAAAATGCAATTACAAATTCTATGTCTTATAGCGGGAAAGTAGAATATGACAATCATGTAGAAAAAATGAATAATGTTAAACAAAATCCCGTTAATGTAAAAAAATTAGAACTACAACAGTTTGAAACAAGTGAAAGTAAAGTATATAATGAAAGCATTGAAATGATACAAGAAATACCTATTGAAATAACTGTTGAGCTTGGAAGAACTACAAGAAAAATTAGTGAAATTCTAGAATATGGACCAGGAACTATAATTGAGCTAGACAAGCTACTAGGCGAACCTTTGGAAATTTTCGCAAATGGGAAATTTATTGCAAAAGGTGAAGTTGTAGTAATTGATGATAATTTTGGTGTTAGAATCACTGATATTATCAATCCATCTAAACGAATAAGCAAAAATTAA
- a CDS encoding flagellar biosynthetic protein FliO, which translates to MISELIKTFVYLATFIFVILLAFFSTKYIAKKSSVLGRSNNIKVIDGISLGNNTKLFIVEILNIIYIIYDNNSHAVVIEKYNKDDIANKLGDIKSEKEDISLRIKKLLSKKENTLEKLNKEKKNKDY; encoded by the coding sequence TTGATATCTGAGTTAATAAAAACCTTTGTGTATTTAGCTACTTTTATTTTTGTAATATTGTTGGCTTTTTTCTCTACTAAATATATAGCAAAAAAATCAAGTGTATTAGGAAGAAGCAACAACATTAAGGTAATTGATGGAATTTCTTTAGGCAACAACACGAAGCTATTTATTGTAGAGATTCTTAATATTATTTATATTATTTATGATAACAATTCCCATGCTGTAGTAATAGAAAAGTATAATAAAGATGATATTGCTAATAAATTGGGGGATATAAAATCTGAAAAAGAAGATATAAGCTTAAGAATAAAGAAATTGCTATCAAAAAAAGAAAATACTTTAGAAAAGCTTAATAAGGAAAAGAAAAACAAAGACTACTAG
- the fliM gene encoding flagellar motor switch protein FliM — protein MAEVLSQHEIDALLNALNSGEVDVKEIKDDSNEKKVKKYDFRNPQKIAKDQLRTLEIIHDNFSRLLQTFLSGYLRAPVKISVLTVDQYVYSEFTNAISNPAFLSIVNFEPLNGQIIIDISSNIAFTIIDRLLGGDGENLVDIRSFTEIELTLLKNVMQRTMDLIAEAWENVIILTPSLDKIETNSQFAQIISPNETIALVTMNLSIGNIEGLINLCIPHIVIEPILERLSTKLWFSTTTKDITEIDKELLRKRIKNTVVSLNANLSSTKITLGDLINLQTGDVIMLDNVIEDEVYINVGTQLKFFGKPGANKNKVAVQITRVQRDGDEIND, from the coding sequence TTGGCTGAAGTTTTATCGCAACATGAAATAGATGCCCTACTCAATGCTTTAAACTCTGGAGAAGTAGATGTCAAAGAAATAAAAGACGATAGCAATGAGAAAAAAGTTAAAAAATATGATTTTAGAAATCCACAAAAAATAGCTAAAGATCAGTTGAGAACCTTAGAAATTATTCATGATAACTTTAGCAGACTTCTTCAGACTTTTTTGTCAGGATATTTAAGGGCTCCTGTAAAGATTTCTGTTTTAACAGTAGATCAATATGTATATAGTGAGTTTACAAATGCTATTTCAAATCCAGCATTTCTTTCAATTGTTAACTTTGAGCCTTTGAACGGACAAATAATAATTGATATTTCATCTAATATTGCTTTTACAATTATAGATCGTTTGCTAGGAGGCGATGGAGAAAATTTAGTAGATATTAGAAGCTTTACTGAAATTGAACTTACATTACTTAAAAATGTGATGCAAAGGACTATGGATTTAATAGCAGAAGCTTGGGAGAATGTAATAATACTTACCCCATCCTTAGATAAAATAGAAACAAATTCTCAATTCGCACAAATTATATCGCCAAATGAGACTATAGCATTAGTAACTATGAATTTGTCAATTGGTAACATTGAAGGACTAATTAATCTATGTATTCCTCATATAGTTATAGAGCCTATACTGGAAAGATTAAGTACTAAATTGTGGTTTTCAACAACTACAAAAGATATTACAGAAATAGATAAAGAATTGCTTAGAAAAAGAATTAAAAATACTGTTGTTAGCTTAAACGCTAATTTAAGCTCTACTAAAATTACATTAGGTGATTTAATTAATCTTCAAACTGGAGATGTAATAATGCTAGATAATGTGATAGAAGATGAAGTTTACATAAATGTAGGTACCCAGCTTAAATTTTTTGGGAAGCCTGGAGCTAATAAAAATAAAGTAGCAGTTCAAATAACAAGAGTTCAAAGGGACGGTGATGAAATAAATGACTGA